One region of Salvelinus sp. IW2-2015 linkage group LG6.1, ASM291031v2, whole genome shotgun sequence genomic DNA includes:
- the LOC111964896 gene encoding popeye domain-containing protein 3-like — translation MEAPEFFPPSENLTAAVVHPLCEEWKGGSEGAIFHLASIFLVLGFMGGSGFYGLLYLFTFLTLGFFCTTIWSWSDACTTXTFLWNFALFGLCAVQXVQVAYRXRNVTFEKEFQDLYSYLFKKLGVSLTHFGKIVACCEGDIHTIEKDHCFAMEGKTAIDKLSVLLSGRIRVTVNGEFLHDIYPFQFLDSPEWDSLRPSEEGVFQVTLRADNCCRYVSWRRKKLYLLFAKHRYIAKVFALVVRNDIADKLYSLNDKAFDSRGFRYDLRLPTYCHVSPLPELDRTDGFLRVPAQYDHGHRGRVPITITAPEETD, via the exons ATGGAGGCGCCAGAATTTTTCCCACCTTCTGAAAACTTGACGGCGGCTGTCGTGCACCCGTTATGCGAAGAATGGAAGGGGGGATCCGAGGGTGCCATCTTCCACCTCGCCAGTATCTTCCTTGTTTTGGGGTTCATGGGAGGGAGCGGGTTCTATGGGCTCCTCTACTTGTTTACCTTTCTGACGCTCGGTTTCTTCTGCACAACCATTTGGTCATGGTCGGACGCGTGCACCACCGAKACCTTTTTGTGGAATTTCGCTCTCTTTGGGYTATGTGCYGTTCAASTTGTGCARGTCGCCTACCGGRTGAGGAACGTTACTTTCGAAAAGGAGTTTCAAGATCTGTACAGCTACCTGTTCAAAAAGCTGGGGGTGTCGCTCACCCACTTCGGCAAGATAGTCGCCTGTTGTGAAGGGGACATCCACACTATAGAGAAAGACCACTGTTTTGCCATGGAGGGCAAGACTGCTATTGATAAGCTGTCCGTTCTTCTGTCCGGCAG aattcGTGTGACAGTAAATGGAGAGTTTTTACATGACATATATCCTTTCCAGTTTCTCGATTCACCTGAATGGGACTCTCTCCGGCCGTCAGAGGAGGGAGTTTTCCAG GTGACCCTGCGTGCAGATAATTGCTGTAGGTACGTTTCTTGGAGACGTAAGAAACTGTACCTACTCTTCGCCAAGCACCGCTATATCGCCAAGGTCTTTGCGCTCGTGGTGCGGAATGACATCGCGGACAAGCTGTACTCCCTCAACGACAAGGCGTTCGACAGCCGCGGGTTCCGATATGATCTCCGGTTACCCACCTACTGTCACGTGTCCCCGTTGCCAGAATTAGACCGAACAGATGGGTTCCTACGAGTCCCAGCGCAATATGACCATGGCCACCGTGGCCGTGTACCTATAACTATAACAGCACCCGAAGAGACTGACTAG
- the LOC111964908 gene encoding popeye domain-containing protein 3-like, protein MSTSPEMTSSLFYTTLAPLRSAVPGSVPGAGGGGLVMTTMEPNVTSCEEWEEAHHLLFHLGNLSLLLGLVIPTTLTLHMILLRLMLMTVLWNFALFGVCAVQVVHVAYRLRNVTFEKEFQDLYSYLFKKLGVSLTHFGKIVACCEGDIHTIEKDHCFAMEGKTAIDKLSVLLSGRIRVTVNGEFLHYIYPFQFLDSPEWDSLRPSEEGLFQVTLRADNCCRYVSWRRKKLYLLFAKHRYIAKVFALVVRNDIADKLYSLNDKAFDSRGFRYDLRLPTYCHVPPLPELDRTDAFLRVPAQYDHGHRARVPITITAPKETVS, encoded by the exons ATGTCTACCTCTCCAGAGATGACCAGTAGCCTGTTCTACACCACCCTGGCCCCCCTGCGGTCGGCAGTCCCTGGGTCTGTACCCGGGGCTGGAGGTGGAGGTCTGGTGATGACCACCATGGAGCCCAACGTAACCTCCTGTGAGGAGTGGGAGGAGGCCCACCACCTGCTGTTCCACCTGGggaacctgtctctcctcctgggcCTTGTCATTCCCACCACCCTGACCCTGCACATGATCCTGCTGCGCCTCATGCTGATGACAG TTTTGTGGAATTTCGCTCTCTTTGGGGTATGTGCAGTTCAAGTTGTGCATGTCGCCTACCGGCTGAGGAACGTTACTTTCGAAAAGGAGTTTCAAGATCTGTACAGCTACCTGTTCAAAAAGCTGGGGGTGTCGCTCACCCACTTCGGCAAGATAGTCGCCTGTTGTGAAGGGGACATCCACACTATAGAGAAAGACCACTGTTTTGCCATGGAGGGCAAGACTGCTATTGATAAGCTGTCTGTTCTTCTGTCCGGCAG aattCGTGTGACAGTAAATGGAGAGTTTTTACATTACATCTATCCTTTCCAGTTTCTCGATTCACCTGAATGGGACTCTCTCCGGCCGTCAGAGGAGGGACTTTTCCAG GTGACCCTGCGTGCAGATAATTGCTGTAGGTACGTTTCTTGGAGACGTAAGAAACTGTACCTACTCTTTGCCAAACACCGCTACATCGCCAAGGTCTTTGCGCTCGTGGTGCGGAATGACATCGCGGACAAGCTGTACTCCCTCAACGACAAGGCTTTCGACAGCCGCGGGTTCCGATATGATCTCCGGTTACCCACCTACTGTCACGTGCCCCCGTTGCCTGAATTAGACCGGACAGATGCGTTCCTACGAGTCCCAGCGCAATATGACCATGGACACCGTGCCCGTGTCCCTATAACTATAACAGCACCGAAAGAGACTGTCTCGTGA